The following proteins come from a genomic window of Novosphingobium sp. P6W:
- a CDS encoding histone deacetylase translates to MLHVVHHPEYVVPARSEGTFRHDKYARVMDALRESGVPMTVHVPDIMPRAWLEAIHDPCYVEEVIACRVAAAKERRIGFAIDQGISRRSQLSPGGTWLTAKLALSHGYAANSAGGSHHALADTGAGYCVFNDLAVAANRLIEEGDAKRILILDLDVHQGDGTAALTAGRGDIFTLSLHAEKNFPTQKAGSTLDIALPDLTDDTVYLDILKRMLTGALDDFRPDLILLQAGVDAHVDDRLGRLALTDAGLVKRDQMVGQAARHRSIPLASTLGGGYGADRDAVARRHARSILTLGSP, encoded by the coding sequence ATGCTGCATGTTGTCCATCATCCCGAGTATGTCGTCCCGGCACGAAGCGAAGGCACCTTCCGCCACGACAAGTATGCCCGGGTGATGGATGCGCTTCGCGAGAGCGGAGTGCCGATGACGGTGCACGTCCCGGACATCATGCCGAGAGCCTGGCTCGAAGCGATCCATGATCCTTGCTATGTCGAGGAAGTCATCGCCTGCAGAGTGGCGGCGGCCAAAGAGCGCAGGATAGGCTTTGCAATCGACCAGGGAATTTCGCGAAGGTCGCAACTGTCGCCTGGCGGCACGTGGCTGACCGCCAAGCTGGCGCTAAGCCATGGCTACGCAGCCAACAGCGCCGGCGGCAGTCACCACGCCCTCGCAGATACCGGGGCCGGGTACTGTGTGTTCAACGATCTCGCGGTCGCCGCGAACAGACTGATCGAGGAAGGCGATGCAAAGCGCATCCTGATCCTCGACCTGGACGTTCATCAAGGGGACGGCACCGCTGCGTTGACTGCAGGACGCGGCGATATATTCACGCTTTCCCTGCACGCGGAAAAGAACTTCCCTACCCAGAAGGCGGGCTCCACCCTGGATATCGCATTGCCCGACTTGACGGATGATACGGTCTATCTGGACATCCTGAAGCGCATGCTTACCGGGGCGCTGGACGATTTCCGGCCGGACCTCATCCTGCTACAGGCGGGCGTGGATGCGCATGTGGACGACCGCCTGGGTCGGTTGGCGCTGACCGATGCCGGATTGGTCAAGCGTGACCAAATGGTGGGCCAAGCAGCCCGCCATCGGTCGATCCCCTTGGCGAGTACGCTTGGTGGCGGCTACGGGGCGGATCGTGACGCGGTCGCACGCAGGCATGCCCGCTCGATCCTGACATTGGGATCGCCATAG
- a CDS encoding nuclear transport factor 2 family protein, which produces MTPELPTPIAEFVEANARLDVDAMLKPFAGDAVASDMGKSHEGHAELRTWFEEEVIAVKAIFTPDTARNENGQVVVEGSAHGDFKGSPIRFTYHFDLEGDAIKTMEITA; this is translated from the coding sequence ATGACCCCAGAACTACCCACGCCAATCGCCGAATTCGTCGAGGCCAACGCGCGGCTCGATGTCGATGCCATGCTGAAGCCGTTCGCAGGGGATGCCGTCGCTTCCGACATGGGGAAGAGCCATGAAGGACACGCCGAGCTCAGGACCTGGTTCGAAGAGGAGGTGATCGCAGTCAAAGCGATCTTCACGCCGGACACCGCCCGCAATGAGAATGGCCAGGTCGTGGTCGAGGGCTCTGCCCATGGCGACTTCAAGGGCAGTCCGATCCGCTTCACCTATCACTTCGATCTCGAAGGCGACGCGATCAAGACGATGGAGATAACGGCATGA
- the dinB gene encoding DNA polymerase IV, whose protein sequence is MVDSIIRKIIHVDMDAFFASVEQRDNPDLRGRPVAVGHGAARGVVAAASYEARTFGVRSALPSVTALRRCPDLIFVPPRFDVYQEVSRQIHAVFARYTDLIQPLSLDEAYLDVTASKSGIATAWLTAKAIRAAILEETGLTASAGISYNKFLAKLASNHRKPNGQFAVTPDMGEEWVTTLPVSRFHGVGPVTADKMKRLGIETGADLRAKPWAFLEQHFGSSAGWYYAIARGVDDRPVNPNRIRKSSGSETTFERDLTDPAEIEAGVLRMVDDVWRWCETRSRFGRTVTVKIKYGDFRQITRRRSQADVVATLDNFRNLARELIRSVLPPTKGIRLVGVTVSNFGEPAADGEAGLPMFTKDQEA, encoded by the coding sequence ATGGTCGATTCTATCATCCGAAAGATCATCCACGTCGACATGGACGCCTTCTTTGCGTCCGTGGAGCAACGCGATAATCCCGACCTGCGTGGGCGCCCGGTAGCGGTGGGTCATGGCGCCGCGCGGGGCGTGGTTGCCGCTGCAAGCTACGAAGCGCGGACGTTCGGCGTGCGGTCGGCTTTGCCTTCGGTTACTGCCTTGCGGCGCTGTCCCGACCTCATCTTCGTGCCGCCGCGTTTCGACGTTTACCAAGAGGTATCCCGGCAAATCCATGCCGTCTTTGCGCGTTACACCGATCTGATCCAGCCCCTCTCGCTCGATGAGGCCTATCTCGATGTGACGGCCAGCAAATCCGGTATCGCCACGGCCTGGCTCACCGCGAAGGCCATCCGGGCAGCAATCCTGGAGGAAACCGGACTGACCGCGTCTGCCGGGATTTCGTACAACAAATTCCTCGCCAAACTCGCCTCCAATCACCGCAAGCCGAACGGACAGTTCGCCGTTACTCCCGACATGGGGGAGGAGTGGGTGACGACATTGCCGGTCAGCCGCTTCCATGGGGTGGGACCTGTGACCGCGGATAAGATGAAGCGGCTCGGTATTGAAACCGGCGCTGATCTGCGGGCCAAGCCTTGGGCATTTCTTGAGCAGCATTTCGGGAGTTCGGCGGGATGGTATTACGCGATCGCGCGCGGCGTGGACGATCGGCCGGTAAACCCCAACCGGATCCGCAAGTCGTCGGGCTCGGAAACGACCTTCGAACGTGACCTCACAGACCCTGCCGAGATCGAAGCCGGCGTCCTTCGGATGGTCGACGACGTCTGGCGCTGGTGTGAGACCCGCTCACGGTTTGGCCGCACCGTGACGGTGAAAATCAAGTACGGCGACTTCAGACAGATCACGCGCCGCCGCAGTCAGGCCGACGTCGTCGCGACGCTCGATAATTTTCGAAACCTGGCGCGCGAGCTCATCCGCTCGGTCCTGCCCCCCACAAAAGGCATCCGGCTCGTAGGCGTCACGGTATCGAACTTCGGCGAGCCTGCCGCCGATGGCGAAGCCGGACTGCCGATGTTCACGAAGGATCAGGAGGCTTGA
- a CDS encoding SDR family oxidoreductase, translated as MGGVDILAHVIGGSSAPGGGFVALTDEHWLSELNLNLLATVRLDRLLIPQMVERGDGTVVHVTSIQSILPLPESTTAYAAAKAALRTYSKSISKELGPKGVRVNAVSPGWIMTESSVEMLKRLQAANGGTIEEARQMVLDGLGGISIGRAAEPHEVADLIAYLSSDRAASIHGAEFIIDGGTVSTV; from the coding sequence CTGGGCGGCGTCGACATCCTCGCCCACGTGATCGGCGGTTCTTCGGCGCCGGGCGGCGGGTTCGTAGCCCTCACGGATGAGCACTGGCTGTCCGAGTTGAACCTCAACCTTTTGGCGACGGTCCGACTGGACCGCCTCCTTATCCCGCAGATGGTCGAGCGGGGCGACGGCACTGTAGTGCACGTGACGTCCATCCAGTCGATCCTGCCCCTCCCAGAGTCCACGACCGCCTACGCCGCCGCCAAAGCCGCACTGCGGACCTACAGCAAGTCCATCTCCAAAGAACTTGGACCAAAGGGCGTGCGGGTCAACGCGGTCTCTCCGGGCTGGATCATGACAGAGTCGTCCGTCGAGATGTTGAAGCGGCTGCAAGCCGCCAATGGCGGGACGATCGAGGAAGCTCGGCAGATGGTCCTGGACGGTCTTGGCGGCATCTCGATCGGCCGCGCAGCGGAGCCGCATGAGGTCGCAGACCTCATTGCCTATCTGTCATCCGATCGCGCAGCCTCGATTCACGGCGCCGAGTTCATCATCGACGGTGGGACGGTGTCCACCGTCTGA
- a CDS encoding type 1 glutamine amidotransferase domain-containing protein, translating into MSLKGKSIAILIAPRGTEEPEFVQPKQAVEEAGGEVTVISLEGGTAKTNNKDLGPGGEYAIDKTFADVSADAFDGLIIPGGCVGADKLRASSEAVAFVKAFFDQKKPVAVICHGPWLLVEADVVDGRRLTSFSSIRTDVENAGGSWVDEEVVVDEGLVTSRKPDDLPAFCAKLVEEFAEGRHADG; encoded by the coding sequence ATGTCCCTCAAAGGCAAATCCATCGCGATCCTGATCGCGCCGCGCGGCACCGAAGAGCCTGAGTTCGTCCAGCCCAAACAGGCGGTTGAGGAGGCGGGCGGCGAGGTCACGGTCATCAGTTTGGAAGGCGGTACTGCCAAGACCAACAACAAAGACCTCGGCCCGGGTGGCGAGTACGCGATCGACAAGACCTTCGCCGATGTCTCTGCGGATGCCTTTGACGGTCTGATTATCCCGGGCGGTTGCGTCGGCGCGGATAAGTTGCGCGCATCCAGCGAAGCAGTCGCATTTGTTAAGGCGTTCTTCGACCAAAAGAAACCGGTCGCCGTGATTTGCCACGGCCCGTGGCTGCTGGTCGAGGCCGATGTCGTCGATGGACGTCGACTGACGTCCTTCTCGAGCATCCGTACCGACGTCGAGAATGCCGGAGGCAGCTGGGTCGACGAAGAGGTGGTTGTCGATGAGGGGCTGGTGACGAGCCGCAAGCCCGACGACCTGCCAGCCTTCTGCGCGAAGCTCGTCGAGGAGTTCGCCGAAGGTCGGCACGCTGACGGCTGA
- a CDS encoding YbhB/YbcL family Raf kinase inhibitor-like protein produces the protein MLEHVPAWLGSALRNVRAGHANLIIADTGIAVPEARLDLGSPAFGDRGRLPDRFTADGGGVSPPLIWDTPPTGTKMLALVVEDPDAPAPHPLIHAILWGIDPTERSLAEGALAGTDAGSASIGRNSYLASGWLPPDPPTGHGEHDYVFQLYALGEAPDLGAHPGRGAVIDALRAIPVLAVGVLVGTYSRDMAPSASGRRRPSADSAEVG, from the coding sequence ATGCTCGAACATGTGCCGGCGTGGCTCGGCTCCGCGCTTCGCAATGTCCGCGCCGGCCATGCCAATCTGATAATCGCCGATACCGGGATTGCCGTTCCCGAAGCGCGGCTGGATCTCGGGAGCCCGGCATTCGGCGATAGGGGCCGCTTGCCTGATCGGTTCACAGCGGACGGCGGCGGGGTGTCGCCACCCCTGATCTGGGACACGCCGCCCACCGGCACGAAAATGCTGGCGCTCGTCGTCGAAGACCCTGACGCGCCGGCACCGCATCCGCTCATACACGCCATCCTATGGGGTATCGATCCGACCGAACGCAGCTTGGCGGAAGGCGCGCTGGCTGGAACTGATGCTGGCAGCGCATCGATCGGGCGCAATTCTTACCTCGCCAGCGGGTGGCTACCGCCCGATCCGCCGACGGGGCACGGTGAGCATGATTATGTTTTTCAGCTATACGCGCTCGGCGAAGCGCCCGACCTTGGCGCGCATCCGGGCCGCGGTGCCGTCATAGACGCCCTGCGCGCAATTCCTGTTCTCGCTGTTGGCGTGCTGGTCGGTACATATTCGCGGGACATGGCGCCATCCGCATCTGGCAGGCGCCGGCCGTCCGCGGATAGCGCCGAGGTCGGCTAG
- a CDS encoding alpha-ketoglutarate-dependent dioxygenase AlkB, producing MLNLFDTPVLAGLSTQGDIIDAAEERMLIGRIDASHLEPFRFQGWTGKRLTASFGWSYDFEIGRPLEAPPFPNWLCPFRDRAARFANIDPASLIQALLIRYGPGAGIGWHRDRPVYKDVIGISLGEPATMRFRRRRTDGFARVSVPLEPRAAYHLSGPARHDWEHSIAEMERPRWSVTFRSFAAQL from the coding sequence ATGCTTAACCTGTTCGACACGCCAGTGCTTGCGGGTTTGAGCACTCAGGGCGACATTATCGACGCTGCCGAAGAGCGCATGCTGATAGGCCGGATCGATGCCAGCCACCTCGAACCGTTCCGCTTTCAAGGCTGGACCGGCAAACGGCTTACCGCGTCGTTCGGATGGAGTTATGATTTCGAAATCGGGCGACCGCTGGAAGCTCCGCCGTTTCCGAACTGGCTGTGCCCCTTCCGCGATCGTGCCGCGCGCTTCGCCAATATCGATCCCGCTTCCCTCATCCAGGCATTGCTGATCCGCTACGGTCCTGGCGCCGGTATCGGGTGGCACCGCGATCGTCCAGTCTACAAGGATGTGATTGGTATCTCACTGGGAGAGCCTGCGACGATGCGATTTCGGCGCAGGCGGACCGATGGTTTCGCGCGGGTATCGGTGCCGCTTGAACCGCGAGCAGCTTACCACCTGAGCGGACCGGCTCGTCACGACTGGGAGCATAGTATCGCCGAGATGGAGCGGCCCCGCTGGTCTGTTACCTTCCGGAGTTTTGCGGCACAGCTCTGA
- the htpG gene encoding molecular chaperone HtpG — protein sequence MTTETVTAPETRAFEADVSKLLHMMVHSVYSDRDVFLRELISNAADACEKLRYEAISRPELLGDDPQPRITVTLDKEAGTLTIADNGIGMSAADMAETLGTIARSGTKAFMDRLSADKNGEGQQLIGQFGVGFYSAFMVAGKVEVVSRRSGEDEAAAWASDGSGTYTIAPVDLAAAPARGTRVTLNLLDDAKSYAELHTVERIVKAQSGHVPVPIFLEETGSEEEARQLADGAALWARAKSDVTEDEYADFYRSVAGQFDKPAVTLHYRAEGRHEYSVLTFIPESKPFDLFDPDRNGRIKLYVRRVFITDEAEILPRYLRFVRGLVDSADLPLNMSREMIQESPVLSSIQKGVSNRILSELEKLSVSDTDRYAAIWDNFGAVLKEGLYEDYERRAQLLGLARFKTTASNGEWRSLKDYVEGLKENQTAIFYATGDDLDRIATSPQLEGFKARGIEVLLLPDQVDNFWTTMGVDYEGKPFKSVTQGASDLSLIPLAEGNADTSTPAEDVSGFVAFAREVLADQVSDVRISDRLTTSAVCIVAPDNAMDLQLEKMLAAAGRAPEREKPVLEVNARHALIARLEQSTASADERRDIAFLLLDEARIAEGEAPADPRAFAQRLERLMAKTLG from the coding sequence ATGACGACTGAGACGGTTACCGCCCCTGAGACCCGCGCCTTCGAGGCCGATGTTTCGAAGCTCCTGCACATGATGGTCCATTCCGTCTATTCGGACCGGGACGTTTTCCTGCGCGAGCTTATTTCCAACGCTGCCGATGCCTGTGAGAAGCTGCGCTACGAAGCGATCTCCCGGCCCGAACTGCTTGGCGATGACCCGCAGCCGCGCATTACCGTTACGCTCGACAAGGAAGCTGGTACGCTCACTATAGCGGACAATGGCATCGGAATGAGCGCCGCCGACATGGCCGAGACCTTAGGCACCATTGCCCGATCGGGGACAAAGGCGTTCATGGACAGGCTCTCTGCCGACAAGAACGGCGAGGGACAGCAGCTCATCGGTCAGTTCGGCGTGGGCTTCTACTCGGCCTTCATGGTCGCCGGGAAAGTCGAGGTAGTCTCCCGCCGCTCGGGTGAGGATGAGGCGGCCGCTTGGGCATCCGATGGTTCGGGCACTTACACCATAGCTCCCGTGGATCTCGCCGCCGCTCCCGCGCGGGGAACGCGGGTTACGCTGAACTTGCTCGACGACGCGAAGAGCTATGCCGAACTCCACACCGTCGAGCGGATCGTCAAGGCTCAGTCAGGCCATGTGCCGGTGCCGATTTTCCTTGAAGAAACCGGGAGCGAGGAAGAAGCACGGCAGCTTGCCGACGGCGCGGCGCTGTGGGCCAGGGCGAAGTCGGACGTTACCGAGGATGAGTATGCCGACTTCTATCGCAGTGTGGCGGGGCAGTTCGACAAGCCGGCTGTGACGCTGCACTACCGTGCCGAAGGGCGGCACGAGTATTCCGTGCTGACCTTCATCCCGGAAAGCAAGCCTTTCGACCTGTTTGATCCCGACCGCAATGGCCGCATCAAGCTCTATGTCAGAAGGGTTTTCATCACAGATGAGGCGGAAATTCTCCCGCGCTATCTGCGGTTCGTGCGCGGTCTGGTGGATTCCGCTGATCTCCCGCTCAACATGTCGCGCGAAATGATCCAGGAAAGCCCCGTGCTTTCTTCCATCCAGAAGGGTGTGAGCAACCGCATCCTGTCGGAACTCGAAAAGCTCTCGGTGAGCGATACCGATCGCTATGCAGCGATCTGGGACAATTTCGGCGCGGTGCTCAAAGAGGGGCTTTACGAGGACTACGAGCGGCGCGCTCAGTTGCTCGGGCTCGCCCGCTTCAAGACCACGGCATCGAACGGCGAGTGGCGCTCGCTCAAGGATTATGTCGAGGGGCTCAAAGAGAATCAGACTGCGATCTTCTATGCGACCGGCGATGACCTCGATCGGATCGCGACGTCTCCCCAGCTCGAAGGGTTCAAGGCGCGCGGCATCGAAGTCTTGCTGCTGCCCGACCAGGTCGACAATTTCTGGACAACGATGGGCGTCGATTATGAAGGCAAACCCTTCAAGTCGGTGACGCAAGGCGCCAGCGACCTCAGCCTGATCCCTCTCGCAGAAGGGAACGCAGACACATCCACTCCGGCAGAGGATGTCAGCGGGTTCGTCGCCTTTGCCAGGGAGGTTCTGGCGGATCAGGTTTCCGACGTTCGCATTTCCGACCGGTTGACCACCAGCGCCGTGTGCATCGTGGCGCCGGACAACGCCATGGACCTTCAACTGGAGAAAATGCTGGCCGCAGCCGGCCGTGCCCCCGAACGTGAAAAGCCTGTGCTGGAAGTGAATGCGCGCCATGCCCTCATTGCAAGACTGGAGCAGTCCACGGCGAGCGCGGACGAACGGCGGGATATCGCATTCCTGCTGCTTGACGAGGCGCGTATTGCGGAGGGAGAAGCTCCGGCCGATCCGCGAGCCTTTGCGCAGCGACTGGAGCGCTTGATGGCCAAGACCTTGGGATGA
- a CDS encoding LysR family transcriptional regulator translates to MTGHSLVELDAVLAVARKTSFRQAALELGMSTTALSNTIGKIERLLGVRLFNRTTRSVSLTDAGRNFVAQVAPALKDIHDAMDGVRSQQNTPSGVLRINAFATAAREILSPLIFDFVRRYPQVHVDLVTEGRLVDIVADGFDIGVRSADLVPSDMIAVKLGRQRRFAVVASPTYFENIEKPVVPPDLLKHACLRIRLPNGRLYPWHFEKNGQAVQIDVKGPLTLDEASLSRIAVMKAMGIGFFMESDVRDDIYAGRLIQVLEDWTPPLAPLCLYYPGRKNRSAAFRAFTEMAREFTATASG, encoded by the coding sequence ATGACAGGGCATAGTCTCGTTGAACTCGACGCGGTGCTTGCGGTCGCGCGCAAGACGTCCTTCCGCCAGGCGGCGCTCGAGCTCGGCATGTCGACGACTGCCCTCAGCAACACCATCGGCAAGATCGAGCGGCTTCTGGGCGTACGCTTGTTTAATCGGACAACACGCAGCGTTTCACTGACCGACGCCGGGCGCAATTTCGTCGCACAGGTCGCGCCTGCGCTCAAGGACATCCATGACGCGATGGACGGTGTGCGCTCGCAGCAGAACACGCCGTCCGGCGTGCTTCGGATCAATGCATTCGCCACCGCGGCGCGGGAGATCCTGTCTCCGCTTATCTTCGACTTCGTACGGCGCTATCCGCAGGTCCACGTCGATCTGGTCACTGAAGGCCGGTTGGTCGATATCGTCGCTGACGGGTTCGACATCGGCGTGCGCAGCGCCGACCTTGTGCCAAGCGACATGATTGCGGTGAAGCTCGGCAGGCAACGGCGGTTTGCGGTGGTGGCATCGCCGACGTATTTCGAGAATATCGAAAAGCCGGTAGTGCCACCGGACCTGCTAAAACATGCCTGTCTGCGCATCAGGTTGCCCAATGGCCGGCTATATCCCTGGCATTTCGAAAAGAACGGGCAGGCGGTTCAGATCGACGTGAAAGGCCCGCTTACACTAGATGAGGCCAGTCTTTCACGCATCGCTGTCATGAAAGCGATGGGCATTGGGTTTTTCATGGAGTCCGACGTCCGCGATGACATCTACGCTGGCAGGTTGATCCAAGTGCTCGAAGACTGGACGCCGCCGTTGGCGCCCTTGTGCCTTTATTATCCTGGCCGTAAAAACCGGTCAGCTGCGTTCCGCGCTTTCACTGAAATGGCACGCGAATTCACCGCCACAGCCTCGGGGTAG
- a CDS encoding FAD-dependent monooxygenase yields the protein MPKRILITGASVAGNTVAAVLADHDFEVVVVERAEAFRDGGQNVDVRGVGRDVLRRLGLEGAALDNGTGEEGTVWVNEDGSEAARFAVDENGNDGPTAEMEILRGDLARILYDAAKDRATYRFGDLIEAVEETRVGASVTFSSGTTETFDAVIVAEGVGSSTRELVFSGENNPRWMDMTIAYFTIPRTDADDRMWRWFNAPGKRSASLRPDRHGTTRAMLSLSKEAEGEQDWDVERQKTFLHERFADAGWETPRILAAMDGTDDFYFDVLRQVRLPRWASGRVVVTGDAAWCATPLAGIGTTLAVTGAYVLAQELIRNADVEAAFQAYEEQMRPMVEDGQGVPKIAPSLMHPKSRLGISLLHGVLGVASSDIVRRLSVRLFSGRGKEVNLSRFD from the coding sequence ATGCCCAAACGCATCCTCATCACCGGCGCAAGTGTGGCCGGCAACACTGTGGCCGCGGTGCTTGCCGACCACGATTTCGAGGTCGTCGTGGTCGAGCGTGCCGAGGCGTTTCGTGACGGTGGGCAGAATGTCGATGTACGCGGCGTCGGGCGCGACGTGCTTCGCCGGCTTGGCCTGGAGGGGGCGGCGCTCGACAATGGCACCGGTGAGGAAGGAACGGTCTGGGTCAACGAGGACGGCAGCGAGGCAGCGCGGTTCGCGGTGGACGAGAACGGAAACGACGGTCCGACTGCGGAGATGGAGATTCTACGGGGCGATCTGGCTCGTATTCTCTATGACGCGGCGAAGGATCGCGCAACTTATCGGTTCGGCGATCTGATCGAGGCGGTCGAGGAGACCAGGGTTGGTGCCAGCGTCACCTTCTCCAGTGGCACGACCGAGACCTTCGACGCGGTGATTGTGGCTGAGGGGGTCGGCTCCTCGACACGCGAACTGGTCTTTAGCGGCGAAAACAACCCGCGGTGGATGGATATGACCATCGCCTATTTCACCATTCCGCGAACGGATGCCGACGATCGGATGTGGCGCTGGTTCAATGCGCCAGGCAAGCGCAGCGCCTCGCTCCGCCCCGACCGTCACGGCACAACCCGCGCTATGCTGTCGCTCTCGAAGGAAGCCGAGGGCGAGCAAGACTGGGATGTCGAACGCCAGAAGACCTTCTTGCACGAGCGCTTCGCGGACGCGGGCTGGGAGACGCCGCGCATCCTCGCGGCGATGGATGGCACCGACGACTTCTACTTCGACGTGCTTCGACAGGTGCGCCTGCCTCGCTGGGCGTCCGGCCGCGTCGTCGTGACCGGCGACGCCGCTTGGTGTGCTACGCCGCTCGCGGGCATCGGCACCACCCTGGCGGTCACCGGCGCCTATGTGCTGGCGCAGGAACTGATCCGAAATGCAGATGTCGAAGCTGCGTTCCAGGCCTATGAGGAACAGATGCGACCGATGGTCGAGGACGGCCAGGGCGTGCCGAAGATCGCGCCGAGCCTAATGCATCCCAAGAGCCGGCTAGGGATCAGCCTGCTCCATGGCGTACTCGGCGTTGCCAGCTCGGACATCGTCCGCAGGTTGAGCGTCAGACTTTTCAGCGGACGAGGTAAAGAAGTCAATCTGTCCCGCTTCGATTGA
- a CDS encoding HD domain-containing protein, with product MDPIQSPLVSQALAYASSAHGSIDHVRKYTDEPYINHPIEVMEIVSQVPHTAEMLAAALLHDTVEDTCVTQQDIEREFGPNVAKLVMELTDQCHEGNRAARKSAEAARLAKVSREAQTIKLADLISNTRSIVHHDPGFAKVYLREKAQLLAVMASGDQSLHKLAVSLTEGTDSTAG from the coding sequence ATGGATCCCATACAATCCCCTCTTGTATCGCAAGCCCTGGCTTACGCATCCAGCGCGCACGGCAGCATCGATCACGTCCGCAAGTACACTGACGAGCCATACATAAACCACCCGATCGAGGTGATGGAGATCGTCAGTCAGGTTCCGCACACGGCCGAGATGCTGGCTGCAGCGTTGCTGCATGACACGGTCGAGGACACTTGCGTCACGCAGCAAGACATCGAACGGGAGTTTGGCCCCAATGTCGCTAAGCTGGTGATGGAACTGACGGACCAATGTCACGAAGGCAATCGTGCTGCGCGTAAATCCGCAGAGGCAGCGCGGCTCGCGAAGGTTTCGCGGGAAGCCCAGACGATCAAACTGGCGGATCTTATCAGCAATACCCGCTCGATCGTCCACCATGACCCCGGCTTCGCGAAGGTATACCTTCGCGAGAAGGCACAGCTACTGGCCGTCATGGCTTCAGGTGATCAGTCGCTCCATAAGCTTGCCGTCAGCCTGACTGAAGGCACCGATTCGACCGCAGGATGA